The following proteins are encoded in a genomic region of Gouania willdenowi chromosome 6, fGouWil2.1, whole genome shotgun sequence:
- the nudt13 gene encoding NAD(P)H pyrophosphatase NUDT13, mitochondrial isoform X2, producing MLVLCLTRRGCRRLSVTLCVCVCRSIMIRCVSLLSTRHPSLFCCHISDFASRMRLLNRLKEDDEACVSALQSGSIFLFHLLRPLVCPTEGGGLTPVRLSWTSLTSVLQRLSSDRSLLNESVLIGLSEQNQNQAQFCLDVGVLDPVAVEAECDGTFVDMRKAFFLLTGSAAPFVAKGQALLRWHQETKFCSSSGRPTQRNRAGSLRVCGSITYYPKMSPVVIVLVSDGKRCLLSRQMSFPPGLYSALAGFCDMGESLEESLRREVAEEVGLEVCRFSFSGSQHWPFPQSSFMIGCHAHVNPAHTELSVDWSELEDARWFSLEEIDHALQVQHPIRGEPQVMWFPPKHAIAHRLIREWVELQRAQSS from the exons ATGCTTGTGTTGTGTTTGACCCGCAGGGGCTGCCGTAGGCTCTCTgtgaccctgtgtgtgtgtgtgtgtaggtccaTCATGATTAGGTGTGTATCTCTGCTATCGACTCGTCATCCTTCTTTGTTCTGCTGTCACATCTCAGACTTTGCGTCCAGAATGAG GTTGTTGAACAGGTTGAAGGAGGACGATGAGGCTTGTGTGTCTGCGCTGCAGAGCGGCTCCATCTTTCTGTTCCACCTCCTCCGTCCTCTGGTTTGTCCCACTGAAGGAGGGGGGCTCACACCTGTCCGACTCAGCTGGACCA GTCTGACTTCAGTTCTCCAGAGACTTTCGTCTGACAGATCTTTACTGAACGAGTCGGTTCTGATTGGCTTGTCTgagcagaaccagaaccaggCTCAGTTCTGTCTGGATGTTG GGGTTCTGGACCCAGTTGCTGTAGAAGCAGAGTGTGACGGAACCTTTGTGGACATGAGGAAAGCCTTCTTCCTTCTGACCGGGTCAGCAGCACCCTTCGTGGCCAAA GGTCAGGCTTTGCTTCGCTGGCATCAAGAAACAAAGTTCTGCAGTTCCTCGGGTCGACCAACCCAGAGGAACCGAGCCGGCAGTCTGAGGGTGTGTGGCTCCATCACCTACTACCCCAAG ATGTCTCCAGTGGTGATCGTCCTGGTGTCTGATGGGAAACGTTGTTTACTGAGCCGACAGATGTCCTTCCCACCAGGCCTGTACAGTGCACTGGCTGGGTTCTGTGACATGG GGGAGAGCCTGGAGGAGTCTCTAAGGAGGGAGGTTGCTGAGGAGGTCGGGTTGgaggtttgcaggttctccttcaGCGGCTCGCAGCATTGGCCTTTTCCTCAAAGCTCCTTCATGATTGGCTGCCATGCACACGTTAACCCCGCCCACACAGAG CTCAGTGTTGATTGGTCAGAGCTGGAAGACGCTCGTTGGTTCTCATTGGAGGAGATAGATCACGCCCTGCAGGTTCAGCATCCAATCAGAGGTGAACCCCAGGTCATGTGGTTCCCTCCAAAGCATGCGATTGCTCATCGTCTCATTAGGGAGTGGGTGGAGCTACAGCGAGCACAATCCAGCTGA
- the nudt13 gene encoding NAD(P)H pyrophosphatase NUDT13, mitochondrial isoform X3, producing the protein MIRCVSLLSTRHPSLFCCHISDFASRMRLLNRLKEDDEACVSALQSGSIFLFHLLRPLVCPTEGGGLTPVRLSWTSLTSVLQRLSSDRSLLNESVLIGLSEQNQNQAQFCLDVGVLDPVAVEAECDGTFVDMRKAFFLLTGSAAPFVAKGQALLRWHQETKFCSSSGRPTQRNRAGSLRVCGSITYYPKMSPVVIVLVSDGKRCLLSRQMSFPPGLYSALAGFCDMGESLEESLRREVAEEVGLEVCRFSFSGSQHWPFPQSSFMIGCHAHVNPAHTEPPPTHSDPLMSQLSVDWSELEDARWFSLEEIDHALQVQHPIRGEPQVMWFPPKHAIAHRLIREWVELQRAQSS; encoded by the exons ATGATTAGGTGTGTATCTCTGCTATCGACTCGTCATCCTTCTTTGTTCTGCTGTCACATCTCAGACTTTGCGTCCAGAATGAG GTTGTTGAACAGGTTGAAGGAGGACGATGAGGCTTGTGTGTCTGCGCTGCAGAGCGGCTCCATCTTTCTGTTCCACCTCCTCCGTCCTCTGGTTTGTCCCACTGAAGGAGGGGGGCTCACACCTGTCCGACTCAGCTGGACCA GTCTGACTTCAGTTCTCCAGAGACTTTCGTCTGACAGATCTTTACTGAACGAGTCGGTTCTGATTGGCTTGTCTgagcagaaccagaaccaggCTCAGTTCTGTCTGGATGTTG GGGTTCTGGACCCAGTTGCTGTAGAAGCAGAGTGTGACGGAACCTTTGTGGACATGAGGAAAGCCTTCTTCCTTCTGACCGGGTCAGCAGCACCCTTCGTGGCCAAA GGTCAGGCTTTGCTTCGCTGGCATCAAGAAACAAAGTTCTGCAGTTCCTCGGGTCGACCAACCCAGAGGAACCGAGCCGGCAGTCTGAGGGTGTGTGGCTCCATCACCTACTACCCCAAG ATGTCTCCAGTGGTGATCGTCCTGGTGTCTGATGGGAAACGTTGTTTACTGAGCCGACAGATGTCCTTCCCACCAGGCCTGTACAGTGCACTGGCTGGGTTCTGTGACATGG GGGAGAGCCTGGAGGAGTCTCTAAGGAGGGAGGTTGCTGAGGAGGTCGGGTTGgaggtttgcaggttctccttcaGCGGCTCGCAGCATTGGCCTTTTCCTCAAAGCTCCTTCATGATTGGCTGCCATGCACACGTTAACCCCGCCCACACAGAG CCACCGCCCACTCATTCTGACCCTCTGATGTCACAGCTCAGTGTTGATTGGTCAGAGCTGGAAGACGCTCGTTGGTTCTCATTGGAGGAGATAGATCACGCCCTGCAGGTTCAGCATCCAATCAGAGGTGAACCCCAGGTCATGTGGTTCCCTCCAAAGCATGCGATTGCTCATCGTCTCATTAGGGAGTGGGTGGAGCTACAGCGAGCACAATCCAGCTGA
- the nudt13 gene encoding NAD(P)H pyrophosphatase NUDT13, mitochondrial isoform X4, with protein MIRLLNRLKEDDEACVSALQSGSIFLFHLLRPLVCPTEGGGLTPVRLSWTSLTSVLQRLSSDRSLLNESVLIGLSEQNQNQAQFCLDVGVLDPVAVEAECDGTFVDMRKAFFLLTGSAAPFVAKGQALLRWHQETKFCSSSGRPTQRNRAGSLRVCGSITYYPKMSPVVIVLVSDGKRCLLSRQMSFPPGLYSALAGFCDMGESLEESLRREVAEEVGLEVCRFSFSGSQHWPFPQSSFMIGCHAHVNPAHTEPPPTHSDPLMSQLSVDWSELEDARWFSLEEIDHALQVQHPIRGEPQVMWFPPKHAIAHRLIREWVELQRAQSS; from the exons ATGATTAG GTTGTTGAACAGGTTGAAGGAGGACGATGAGGCTTGTGTGTCTGCGCTGCAGAGCGGCTCCATCTTTCTGTTCCACCTCCTCCGTCCTCTGGTTTGTCCCACTGAAGGAGGGGGGCTCACACCTGTCCGACTCAGCTGGACCA GTCTGACTTCAGTTCTCCAGAGACTTTCGTCTGACAGATCTTTACTGAACGAGTCGGTTCTGATTGGCTTGTCTgagcagaaccagaaccaggCTCAGTTCTGTCTGGATGTTG GGGTTCTGGACCCAGTTGCTGTAGAAGCAGAGTGTGACGGAACCTTTGTGGACATGAGGAAAGCCTTCTTCCTTCTGACCGGGTCAGCAGCACCCTTCGTGGCCAAA GGTCAGGCTTTGCTTCGCTGGCATCAAGAAACAAAGTTCTGCAGTTCCTCGGGTCGACCAACCCAGAGGAACCGAGCCGGCAGTCTGAGGGTGTGTGGCTCCATCACCTACTACCCCAAG ATGTCTCCAGTGGTGATCGTCCTGGTGTCTGATGGGAAACGTTGTTTACTGAGCCGACAGATGTCCTTCCCACCAGGCCTGTACAGTGCACTGGCTGGGTTCTGTGACATGG GGGAGAGCCTGGAGGAGTCTCTAAGGAGGGAGGTTGCTGAGGAGGTCGGGTTGgaggtttgcaggttctccttcaGCGGCTCGCAGCATTGGCCTTTTCCTCAAAGCTCCTTCATGATTGGCTGCCATGCACACGTTAACCCCGCCCACACAGAG CCACCGCCCACTCATTCTGACCCTCTGATGTCACAGCTCAGTGTTGATTGGTCAGAGCTGGAAGACGCTCGTTGGTTCTCATTGGAGGAGATAGATCACGCCCTGCAGGTTCAGCATCCAATCAGAGGTGAACCCCAGGTCATGTGGTTCCCTCCAAAGCATGCGATTGCTCATCGTCTCATTAGGGAGTGGGTGGAGCTACAGCGAGCACAATCCAGCTGA
- the nudt13 gene encoding NAD(P)H pyrophosphatase NUDT13, mitochondrial isoform X1: MLVLCLTRRGCRRLSVTLCVCVCRSIMIRCVSLLSTRHPSLFCCHISDFASRMRLLNRLKEDDEACVSALQSGSIFLFHLLRPLVCPTEGGGLTPVRLSWTSLTSVLQRLSSDRSLLNESVLIGLSEQNQNQAQFCLDVGVLDPVAVEAECDGTFVDMRKAFFLLTGSAAPFVAKGQALLRWHQETKFCSSSGRPTQRNRAGSLRVCGSITYYPKMSPVVIVLVSDGKRCLLSRQMSFPPGLYSALAGFCDMGESLEESLRREVAEEVGLEVCRFSFSGSQHWPFPQSSFMIGCHAHVNPAHTEPPPTHSDPLMSQLSVDWSELEDARWFSLEEIDHALQVQHPIRGEPQVMWFPPKHAIAHRLIREWVELQRAQSS, from the exons ATGCTTGTGTTGTGTTTGACCCGCAGGGGCTGCCGTAGGCTCTCTgtgaccctgtgtgtgtgtgtgtgtaggtccaTCATGATTAGGTGTGTATCTCTGCTATCGACTCGTCATCCTTCTTTGTTCTGCTGTCACATCTCAGACTTTGCGTCCAGAATGAG GTTGTTGAACAGGTTGAAGGAGGACGATGAGGCTTGTGTGTCTGCGCTGCAGAGCGGCTCCATCTTTCTGTTCCACCTCCTCCGTCCTCTGGTTTGTCCCACTGAAGGAGGGGGGCTCACACCTGTCCGACTCAGCTGGACCA GTCTGACTTCAGTTCTCCAGAGACTTTCGTCTGACAGATCTTTACTGAACGAGTCGGTTCTGATTGGCTTGTCTgagcagaaccagaaccaggCTCAGTTCTGTCTGGATGTTG GGGTTCTGGACCCAGTTGCTGTAGAAGCAGAGTGTGACGGAACCTTTGTGGACATGAGGAAAGCCTTCTTCCTTCTGACCGGGTCAGCAGCACCCTTCGTGGCCAAA GGTCAGGCTTTGCTTCGCTGGCATCAAGAAACAAAGTTCTGCAGTTCCTCGGGTCGACCAACCCAGAGGAACCGAGCCGGCAGTCTGAGGGTGTGTGGCTCCATCACCTACTACCCCAAG ATGTCTCCAGTGGTGATCGTCCTGGTGTCTGATGGGAAACGTTGTTTACTGAGCCGACAGATGTCCTTCCCACCAGGCCTGTACAGTGCACTGGCTGGGTTCTGTGACATGG GGGAGAGCCTGGAGGAGTCTCTAAGGAGGGAGGTTGCTGAGGAGGTCGGGTTGgaggtttgcaggttctccttcaGCGGCTCGCAGCATTGGCCTTTTCCTCAAAGCTCCTTCATGATTGGCTGCCATGCACACGTTAACCCCGCCCACACAGAG CCACCGCCCACTCATTCTGACCCTCTGATGTCACAGCTCAGTGTTGATTGGTCAGAGCTGGAAGACGCTCGTTGGTTCTCATTGGAGGAGATAGATCACGCCCTGCAGGTTCAGCATCCAATCAGAGGTGAACCCCAGGTCATGTGGTTCCCTCCAAAGCATGCGATTGCTCATCGTCTCATTAGGGAGTGGGTGGAGCTACAGCGAGCACAATCCAGCTGA